One window of the Chitinivorax sp. B genome contains the following:
- the murG gene encoding undecaprenyldiphospho-muramoylpentapeptide beta-N-acetylglucosaminyltransferase: MSGRTILIMAGGTGGHVFPALALADAMRQRGWQVVWLGGAEGMENKLVPQHGYPIETLKIAGLRGKGLVRLAVMPLMLLRAFAQSIGVIRKHRPAVVAGFGGYPAFPGGMMAALLGKPLLVHEQNSVAGLTNKVLSAVADAVLTAFPAAFKQGGKVRMVGNPVRNAIAQMPTPTERFAGRTGPLRILVVGGSLGAQALNQHVPAALALLPESERPLVTHQAGAKHIDDLRTAYAKAGVSGNTVPFIDDMAAAYAEADLVICRAGALTVAELAAAGVASILVPFPHAVDDHQTGNARYLADNGAAVLMPQNELDAQRLAALMKTLNRDKLGAMAEAARRLAKPDATEEVAAVCLSLAGEKA; encoded by the coding sequence ATGAGTGGGCGTACGATTCTGATCATGGCTGGCGGAACCGGCGGCCATGTATTTCCGGCATTGGCTTTGGCCGATGCAATGAGGCAGCGCGGCTGGCAAGTGGTGTGGTTGGGTGGTGCCGAGGGTATGGAAAACAAGCTGGTGCCACAGCATGGCTACCCGATCGAGACGCTGAAGATTGCCGGGTTGCGTGGTAAAGGTCTGGTAAGGCTGGCCGTGATGCCATTGATGTTGTTGCGAGCATTTGCGCAGAGCATCGGTGTCATCCGAAAACATCGCCCAGCCGTTGTTGCTGGATTTGGCGGCTATCCAGCCTTTCCGGGTGGGATGATGGCCGCGTTGCTGGGCAAGCCGCTGCTGGTGCATGAGCAGAACTCGGTGGCCGGCTTGACCAACAAGGTGTTGTCGGCCGTGGCCGATGCAGTGTTAACGGCGTTTCCAGCTGCGTTCAAGCAGGGCGGCAAAGTCCGAATGGTGGGTAACCCGGTCCGCAATGCCATCGCGCAGATGCCGACCCCTACAGAACGTTTTGCTGGTCGTACCGGTCCCTTACGGATTCTGGTGGTAGGCGGTAGTTTGGGTGCGCAAGCGTTGAACCAGCATGTACCAGCCGCTTTGGCCTTGTTGCCAGAGTCGGAACGGCCACTGGTGACGCATCAAGCAGGGGCGAAGCACATTGATGATTTGCGTACTGCTTATGCCAAAGCGGGTGTGTCGGGTAATACCGTGCCGTTTATCGACGACATGGCGGCCGCCTATGCCGAGGCTGATTTGGTCATTTGCCGAGCCGGGGCGTTAACAGTGGCAGAGCTGGCAGCAGCCGGTGTGGCCAGCATTCTGGTGCCATTCCCGCATGCGGTGGATGACCACCAGACTGGCAATGCCAGGTATTTGGCAGATAACGGTGCAGCAGTGTTGATGCCGCAGAACGAGTTGGACGCGCAGCGGTTGGCTGCGCTGATGAAAACATTGAATCGAGACAAACTGGGCGCCATGGCGGAAGCGGCGCGCCGGCTCGCCAAACCGGATGCCACCGAAGAGGTGGCCGCCGTGTGCCTGAGCTTGGCGGGGGAGAAAGCGTGA